The proteins below come from a single Acidimicrobiales bacterium genomic window:
- a CDS encoding ABC transporter ATP-binding protein — MPALDVSDITVRFGGTVALDGVRIAVEPGTVTGLIGPNGAGKTTLFNVITGLLSPSAGTVTLHDRDVTALAPSRRARMGLARTFQRLELFTSLSVRDNIRVAGDIRNAWGRGHRINVAQEAERVIELTGLGDVAERDVSDIPTGRARVVEVARALMTHPSVLLLDEPAAGQTEPETEAFGQMLHRLAGDGLGVCLVEHDMALVMQVCATIHVLDYGKELAVGSPDQVRNDPAVIAAYLGAPA; from the coding sequence ATGCCGGCGCTTGACGTCAGCGACATCACCGTCCGGTTCGGCGGGACCGTGGCCCTCGACGGGGTGCGCATCGCCGTCGAGCCCGGCACCGTGACCGGCCTCATCGGGCCCAACGGGGCGGGCAAGACCACCCTGTTCAACGTGATCACCGGCCTGCTGTCGCCCAGCGCCGGCACCGTGACCCTCCACGACCGCGACGTCACCGCCCTGGCCCCGAGCCGCCGGGCCCGGATGGGCCTGGCCCGCACGTTCCAGCGCCTGGAGCTGTTCACGTCCCTCTCGGTGCGGGACAACATCCGGGTGGCGGGCGACATCCGCAACGCATGGGGCCGCGGCCACCGCATCAACGTGGCCCAGGAGGCGGAGCGGGTGATCGAGCTCACCGGGCTCGGGGACGTGGCCGAGCGGGACGTGTCGGACATTCCGACAGGGCGGGCGCGCGTCGTCGAGGTGGCCCGGGCTCTCATGACCCACCCGTCGGTCCTCCTGCTCGACGAGCCGGCGGCGGGCCAGACCGAGCCGGAGACCGAGGCGTTCGGCCAGATGCTCCACCGCCTGGCGGGGGACGGGCTCGGCGTGTGCCTGGTCGAGCACGACATGGCGCTGGTCATGCAGGTCTGCGCCACCATCCACGTGCTCGACTACGGCAAGGAGCTGGCGGTCGGGTCCCCGGACCAGGTGCGCAACGATCCCGCCGTCATCGCCGCCTACCTCGGGGCGCCGGCATGA
- a CDS encoding ABC transporter ATP-binding protein produces MTATTTNGAAPDLQDDLVLELAGVHAGYGSIEVLHGVDLQVPKGAVVALLGPNGGGKSTTLRVCCGLLPVTSGELRLAGRVANGAPAHELARLGVCTVPEGRGIFPNLTVRENLWLATGTGVPRQVLEEAAFARFARLAERRDQLAGTLSGGEQQMLAISRALGTDPVLLILDELSMGLAPLLVNTLYETVGELAAAGISILVAEQFAQAVLPIAQHAAIMLHGQIVRVGDPASIEQELSSAYLGG; encoded by the coding sequence ATGACCGCGACCACGACCAACGGCGCCGCCCCGGACCTCCAGGACGACCTGGTCCTCGAGCTGGCCGGCGTGCACGCCGGCTACGGGTCGATCGAGGTCCTCCACGGCGTCGACCTGCAGGTCCCGAAGGGGGCGGTCGTGGCCCTGCTCGGGCCCAACGGCGGCGGCAAGTCGACCACCCTGCGGGTGTGCTGCGGCCTGCTCCCGGTCACGTCGGGGGAGCTGCGTTTGGCCGGCCGGGTGGCCAACGGGGCCCCGGCCCACGAGCTGGCCCGGCTCGGGGTGTGCACCGTGCCCGAGGGCCGGGGCATCTTCCCCAACCTCACCGTGCGCGAGAACCTGTGGCTGGCCACGGGCACGGGGGTGCCGAGACAGGTGCTGGAGGAGGCCGCCTTCGCCCGCTTCGCCCGCCTGGCGGAGCGTCGCGACCAGCTGGCGGGAACGCTGTCGGGCGGGGAGCAGCAGATGCTGGCCATCTCCCGCGCCCTCGGCACCGATCCGGTGCTGTTGATCCTCGACGAGCTGTCGATGGGCCTGGCCCCGCTCCTGGTCAACACCCTCTACGAGACCGTCGGGGAGCTGGCCGCCGCCGGGATCTCGATCCTCGTGGCCGAGCAGTTCGCCCAGGCGGTCCTGCCGATCGCCCAGCACGCGGCCATCATGTTGCACGGCCAGATAGTCCGGGTCGGTGATCCGGCCAGCATCGAGCAAGAGCTCTCCTCCGCGTACCTAGGTGGGTGA